The following are encoded in a window of Lates calcarifer isolate ASB-BC8 linkage group LG20, TLL_Latcal_v3, whole genome shotgun sequence genomic DNA:
- the si:ch1073-224n8.1 gene encoding zinc finger protein 16-like: MTSRRTGYAGSMDSSPSSSGSGSVHTGNRKQSIINIPDRTGAESCYDRKTDKSGYGASQGNMTVTSLKSRLAPTIQTAMSAAVDTLLGEVVLVLNETQQELLHKEQENERLKVRLEVSERELKTLQECLCSAQKLIDQLQISYSGPQTISQSVFAPSLSSMASLTSGLDRDHQNQRNVNGAGVDLGLGGSVDESLHGFEPRDDYKMCQLSIQPDGSVTNHTLDSFTSSTSHMCSDSSRPDDRQSQGPGGASRFEIKEEQGLGSGSAQSGRKESGLRNDGRVGDGERSSHNVGDLSYVQVGEGGSQRSFTHPLRHQRPVRECSGALQQGGLDGQKGLARTSGTGRGDSVSPGRAEDSAGPSAPDTAGEPSDRPHHCLECGKTFRLISSLKKHIRIHTGEKPYPCGVCGRRFRESGALKTHLRIHTGEKPYSCSECGNCFRHLDGLRKHRRTHTGEKPYVCAICGKRLSRLQHLKHHQLIHTGERPCCCPFCNRSFKEPAALRKHIRTHREEGGHMGIGASDDTDPDAMDDINNLHPAAPSPQMRFGEWGAEEDDSSVVDCV, encoded by the exons ATGACTTCCAGGAGGACAGGCTATGCTGGTAGCATGGATTCCTCCCCGTCAAGTAGCGGCAGCGGCTCGGTCCACACTGGAAATCGTAAACAAAGTATAATCAACATTCCCGACAGGACCGGGGCAGAGTCCTGTTATGATCGGAAAACAGACAAGTCTGGGTACGGAGCTTCGCAGGGCAACATGACCGTAACGTCGCTGAAATCGCGCCTGGCTCCGACCATTCAGACTGCCATGTCCGCCGCAGTGGACACTCTGCTGGGCGAAGTGGTGCTTGTGCTCAACGAGACGCAACAAGAGCTGCTGCACAAGGAGCAGGAGAACGAGAGGCTCAAAGTGCGTCTTGAGGTGTCAGAGAGGGAGCTGAAGACTTTACAGGAGTGTCTGTGCAGCGCTCAGAAGCTCATTGATCAGCTGCAGATCTCGTATTCGGGCCCTCAGACGATTAGTCAGTCAGTTTTCGCCCCATCGCTGTCTTCCATGGCCTCACTGACCTCAGGCTTGGATCGGGACCACCAGAACCAACGAAATGTGAACGGAGCCGGTGTAGACTTGGGTCTCGGCGGATCTGTGGATGAGTCGCTTCACGGGTTTGAGCCGAGAGATGACTACAAAATGTGCCAACTTTCAATCCAACCAGATGGCTCTGTGACTAATCACACTCTGGATTCCTTTACATCCAGCACATCTCACATGTGCTCCGATTCCAGCAGGCCAG ATGACAGGCAGAGTCAGGGACCAGGTGGAGCGTCTAGGTTTGAGATTAAAGAAGAGCAGGGACTGGGTTCAGGCTCTGCTCAGTCCGGCAGGAAGGAGTCTGGGTTGCGTAATGACGGCAGAGTCGGGGATGGAGAGCGGTCGTCTCACAACGTGGGTGACCTCAGTTACGTTCAAGTCGGAGAGGGAGGTTCTCAGCGCTCCTTTACTCACCCCCTGCGGCACCAGAGGCCTGTGCGAGAGTGCAGCGGTGCCTTGCAGCAGGGCGGGCTTGATGGACAGAAAGGGTTGGCTAGGACTTCTGGAACAGGGAGAGGAGACAGCGTCTCACCGGGCAGAGCGGAGGACTCGGCGGGACCCTCGGCCCCTGACACGGCAGGTGAGCCCTCTGATCGGCCTCACCACTGCCTAGAGTGCGGAAAGACCTTCCGCTTGATCTCCAGCCTGAAGAAGCACATCCGCATCCACACGGGAGAGAAGCCCTACCCGTGCGGGGTCTGCGGCCGCCGCTTCCGCGAGTCGGGGGCTCTCAAAACCCACCTGCGcatacacacaggtgagaagccGTACTCTTGCTCTGAGTGCGGGAACTGTTTCCGCCACTTGGACGGTTTGCGCAAGCACAGGCGCACGCACACCGGAGAGAAACCGTACGTGTGTGCCATCTGTGGGAAGCGCCTGAGCCGCCTGCAGCACCTCAAACACCACCAGCTCATCCACACCGGAGAGAGGCCGTGCTGCTGCCCCTTCTGCAACCGCAGCTTCAAGGAGCCCGCGGCGCTGCGGAAACACATCCGCACGCACCGGGAGGAAGGTGGTCACATGGGAATCGGCGCCAGTGATGACACAGACCCAGACGCCATGGATGACATAAACAACCTCCATCCAGCAGCTCCGTCCCCACAGATGAGGTTTGGGGAGTGGGGAGCAGAGGAAGACGACAGCTCAGTTGTGGACTGTGTGTAG
- the LOC108894077 gene encoding LRRN4 C-terminal-like protein codes for MAAGRGLPFPLVIVCLLFIRGYSPLPTTSRATGTNPVGPLLTKAHLLSTEDYDDLYGKTTVPNRVSPDGGIPKKCNYNPCLEGQISCRDLAAATSCSCPGSTLHDVVPDAPFLRSVSWNGSDVVLQWCAPNSYVTHYIVTVGGHEWQQFGKDRRNVALGDIDHIAQVCVVAANDRGNSEESCKMYYPRDNSLPLKAGLIGGALGFLLLLLLAVLLWRCKRQRKQEASISMHDTAEAQ; via the coding sequence ATGGCTGCCGGCAGAGGCCTTCCCTTTCCCCTGGTGATTGTGTGCCTGCTTTTCATCAGAGGTTACTCTCCCCTGCCTACGACGTCTCGAGCGACAGGGACCAATCCCGTGGGGCCTCTTTTGACCAAGGCCCATTTGCTTTCTACAGAAGACTACGATGATCTTTATGGCAAAACCACTGTACCCAACAGAGTGTCTCCAGATGGAGGAATCCCCAAGAAATGCAACTACAATCCCTGTCTGGAGGGTCAGATCTCCTGTAGAGATCTGGCAGCTGCCACCAGCTGCTCATGTCCAGGGTCCACTTTACATGATGTGGTTCCAGATGCTCCCTTCTTGAGATCAGTGTCCTGGAACGGGTCAGATGTTGTACTTCAGTGGTGTGCGCCTAATTCATATGTCACACATTATATCGTGACAGTAGGGGGGCATGAGTGGCAGCAGTTTGGGAAGGACCGAAGGAACGTCGCATTGGGTGACATTGACCACATCGCACAGGTTTGTGTGGTTGCAGCGAACgacagaggaaacagtgagGAAAGTTGTAAGATGTACTATCCCAGAGACAACAGCCTGCCTCTGAAAGCGGGACTCATCGGGGGGGCTCTGggcttcctgctgctcctcttgCTGGCCGTCTTGCTCTGGAGGTGTaagaggcagaggaagcagGAGGCCAGCATCTCTATGCATGACACAGCAGAGGCacagtga